The segment TCATTGATCCACTTGGACGGGGGAAGGCTGATTTAACGGCTGACTGATAAACTTTAATTCACCAAGTTACTGGGAATGCTTAGGTTCATGCAAGGCTGCAAAGTGATTattagacatttatttaaaataggATTGTTTAATACTAAATTAATGCGTACAAAATTGTCAAAACTGTAGTCCAAACACACCTGAAATTGCTTGAAAAGGATCTTGGTTTTCTAGCCCATCTCGTAAAAATAGGTGTGACCATGATGTAGCCTACCCAAATGTGCCGGTCTGGTGTATTGCTGAAAATGCCTACCTTGTCCCCTGAATTTCTTCCTGTATGTCTTGTAAAACATTATATCCTGCATTAACTTGTTCAAATTAATAATTTACCTGCACTTTGAGAAGTTCTATCTGCTTTCCTGTTGGTGTACTTAACACataacaaatacattttcacaggtaGCAGTTTTTTTAGCTGttgcaaaaataaacactgtctCCCAAATGTTTTGACcattcttaaaaaagaaaagccttGTCTCTTGTcttgaaatgataaaaaaatatgttgaaaGCTAAGCATTTTTTAGAATAGACTGTAATCtgtaatgtgtaaaaaaaaaactcctttgttttcctgattttgtcacatttcattttcatctaCTCTTGATGTATTTCCCATCAGGTGTAATGTTCAGTAGTGGCAACAGATGGAAGCAGCAGAGGCGATTTACACTTTCAACCctaaaatattttggatttggcaAGAAGTCTCTTGAGCCTGTCATCTTGGATGAATTTACACATTGTGCAAAAGACCTCATCAGCTATAAAGGTAATTCGTAAAAGCACGGCACATCATTAAGAAtgatacacaaacagaaataccCAATTTACATCTAATTTTCTGTTTAATTGTGGAGGTAAACCATTCAATCCTCAATTCTCCATCGACAACGCTGTCTCCAACATCATCTGCTCCCTGGTTTTTGGTCATCGCTTTGAGTACAATGACGAGAAGTTCATGAAACTGATGAAGTGGTTTGACAGATGTGTCATGATTCACGCCTCCATCTGGGCACAGGTACGGCATTTTTAAGTCATTGATGAAGTCTAAATGCTGCACTACTGTTTTGCAATACATTCCAATTCACGAGTTATTTAGTAGCTCTATCTGGGTGTAAaatttacacacatacacaaagcaCAAATTGAAATTGTGTAAGATGCAGATCTTTGTCAATGGAATTTCGGTATTTGGTAGTGATTGTAGTAGAAAACCTTTCACTGAGAGGCTTTATCATTATGTTATTGTTCCATTCTGCTCTCCTCTGAAGCTTTACAACTCATTCCCTCGACTGATGAGACGTTTGCCAGGGCCACATCAGACAGTCCAGCACATCTGGAACAATTTAAAGGACTTCGTAAGAGCACAGATGaagcagcacagacagaagtGGGATCCCTCAGACCAAAGAGACTTCATCGACTGCTACCTGAATGAGATTGAGATGGTGATTGACACTAGATGTAACTTTGTATTTCTTATACTGTAGTGCTCATGAAGACGCTTAgagttcacttcctgtaaacaTCATATCTGCTTGTTTTGCAAATTCATCAGAACTATCAGCGGGACTTTTCACTGGCACCATTTCTGGCTGGTCTATTTTGAAAAGTGCAACGACCTTATGTGCACTTAGTGCCATAGCCTCTGCCTTACAGCACTATCTTTTTAAGCCTTATCAATTTTAATCTTTAACAAAGCAAAGGCTTTTAATATTCTTTCAAGGTACAGGACCAGCACAAATTAAAAGCTTTTTTGATTTACTTACTGAAGTTACCATCATAAATGGTCTCAGCTGTAAAAGTGCTGATATACTGTAGctgtttaaaatgattttgCAGCATGTTTTTGACACATGTATTTGGTAATATTCTCAGAATAAGGGGCAGGCTGACAGCACTTTTGATGAGGAAAACCTGATTACTTGTGTCTTGGATCTGTTTGTGGCTGGCTCTGAGACCACATCCACCACTCTGCGCTGGGCTTTCCTCTACATGGCAAAGTACCCTGAGATCCAGAGTAAGATCACTGACCAAGCCAAAGAATCTCTTTGCTCTTATTCAATAATGTGCAAGTGGGTGACACCAGAACAAAGGGATACagtattgtaaccctagttatAATAGCACAGGTGgagccctctactggactctatgtGTAATGCACTCCTCCAATCAAGCGCATGCAGTCACCCTATGAAATGTACATAAATGTTCCCGGCCAATCAAGACATGCCTACCTGAATAGGTGCCCACAGTATAAGGAGGCATATCACACCATGACTTATTCGACACCCTCTTAATCAAGCAGCACCAAAGCAACAGGGCCCCTAGTTAGAGGGCTCTGCGTCTGTATTAATGAACTAGCGATAAAATATCTTAACCTTCATTGTATCTCACACAGTCTCTGCCCTCCACTGGACTCTAGTCAAATAGTGGGTGGGCAACCTGTTGCAACATATAACTGTAGATCAACTCAGCCACACTGATCCTGACCAGGAATGCTAGCTCGTGACTGAGTGTTACTCGTGGAGCCCACAGAGGGTGGAACCTTCGTGAGATAGAACAAGTTTATCGATGatcattttaaattgtaaaaatgAGATACATCACATTAAGACTTTTACTCCAAATATTGTTCAGATGAAGCGTAATCACCAGTGCTGttaacatttatgactgctTCTGTGCAGCAAGCATACACCAGTAATGAGTGCAATATGCAGTATCTGTACATGCATGTACATGCCTGCAACCTCAATTGTCACGCCCTCTTTTAGCCCATtggcacagacacagacacacacctttaCACAGCTAACCAACCAACAGAGCAAACTAATACTAGTCTGTTTACTAATGTGGCAGTGCTGCATTGTGCTTCATCTCTCCATGAGTCTTCTGCAGCCTGTTAATGAACTACAGTTTCAACCTCTGTCTCTGTTCCTCTCCTGTTGCACAGCAAAGGTCCAGGCTGAGATAGACAGAGTGATTGGACAGTCCAGACAGCCGTCCATGGAAGATCGTGTAAACCTGCCCTACACTGATGCTGTCATTCATGAGATCCAGAGGATGGGCAACATAGTTCCTCTCAGCCTGCCTCATGTTACTACCAAGGACATCCAGCTGGGAGGCTACACAATCCCAAAGGTCGGTTGTACTATGTAAGGTCTATGTCACATCTATTACCACATTACATCTTTGTAAATTGTGATTATGATTCCAACCACcagggcattacagtaatcctCAATCTGACCTCGGTGCTGTTCGACAAGAAAGAGTGGAAGACGCCCAACACCTTCAACCCAGGACACTTTCTGAACGAGGAGGGCAAGTTTGTGAAGCCAGCTGCTTTCATCCCTTTCTCTGCTGGTGAGGAGCAACgcaatgtcttgttttttgtttttttttgtatcttcACCTGTTTATACCGGAGCCTGTCCCAGCATTCACTGTGACTCTGGTGTTTTCTCACATAATGCTGTTGGATTGGCCTAGAGGAACCAATGTCTGACCAATGACTTTGGTGAACCCCTGACCTTTTGTCTGGACCTAACATTTACAAAATATATGATTGTTAACAGAACAGTTAGCAGTTCCACGTCTCATAAAAGCCTAACAGTATGAGAATGACGACCACTGTTGTCTCATTTtcactttgtttctgtttgtttttctgtctcaggTAAGCGGGTGTGTCTCGGAGAGAACCTGGCCAGGATGGagcttttcctcttcttcacctCCTTCATGCAGCACTTCACCTTCTCCATGCCTGCTGGGGTGAAGCCTGTGATGGACTATTGCTTTGGCATCACTGTGGCACCACGTCCATATGAAATCTGTGTAACTTCACGCTAAAAGTAGCTAACAAACAATGTATAGTCTCATACATATTCTGGGCATCTGAGAAGTTAAATTTCTCTTTGTTGGAACTGCTAACAACTCATTGACATCTGAAATGGTGTCTCAACTAGACACTGCTTTTTGCAAGTGGCCAAACGCCCAAAACATTGGTAGCTATTGATTTAATCTAAACCGCTTTATATTCCATAGGCTTATATCTTAACCATTTTTATATAACTACCCAACAGCATTTGAGATTGTTAAGATTTGCTCTGCCTTGACCCACTACAATTGTAAAATGATATTTGCTGATcaatacaacaataataatcatactaCAATACAATATTCACCAGTCTAACACTCACGGGGCATTTTTGAGTACTGTTACTATACTatacataaattacattttcaatgtttaaCGTCAACTTGTATTGGAGTATCTTTATATACTTATATACAGGGGTGACTGTGGCTCAGTGgaagagcaggttgtccaccaatcggaagattgGCAGCTCGATCCTGAGCTCCTCTAGcctacatgtcaaagtatccttgagcaagatgctGAGCCCCGAAATTGCTCACAATAACTGTTACATtggtgtgagagtgtgtttaaaaactgagtagcaggtggcacctcgcctcggccaccagtgtatgaatgaatgggtgaatgtgactcgtagtgtaaaaagatttcattattttcagcAGTTTACGCTGCTAAGTTTGAGATCAAAAGTCGGATCTAATAATCTAAAAATCGATTTTCACTGCAAACTGAATACTTGAACAACCCTGGAAACTATGCAGCAAGGTTGTtcagaaaaaatacatacatagataaatgtcttttacttttgagaactttcttctccttctttctcccaGTAAATCTCTTATTTGGTCTGACCAATGACTAGGAAATTGAAACACCACAATGGTGATGCTGATGGCCCCAAAGTCAGTGTGAAAACAGGCATAGTTCAGGTGTGTAGAGAGACAGTAGGGTAGAATTGTCCATGAAGTCAACACCAGAGGAGGCCCTTTACACAGTCTTCTCATTGATATTAACAGCTGTACAACACATTTCCTGTGCTTAAGAGTTGGTTGCCCTCTGCTGGACACATGGTAATTTTCTACAGTTCTATCTgcaggcatgtcaaataaaataccagagaagaagaaatggaGATTAAAAGCTTCAGCACTGGATAATCTGTCAGTAGTATGATCAGACTTGTTTGATTACAGATGGGAGATGTGAGGAGTTCTTAAGAGATTTTATAATGTTCagttcagtggttcccaaactttT is part of the Epinephelus moara isolate mb chromosome 10, YSFRI_EMoa_1.0, whole genome shotgun sequence genome and harbors:
- the LOC126396435 gene encoding cytochrome P450 2J2-like; translated protein: MDSVFSVVGSYIDWDVRSLLLFTAIFILTADYIKNRRLHSFPPGPRVFPIVGNIFNVDYNRAHESMTQLAGKYGDVYSLRMGQRWIVVLNGFEVLKEALVNQGDSVVDRPDLPLEMDVGHGLGVMFSSGNRWKQQRRFTLSTLKYFGFGKKSLEPVILDEFTHCAKDLISYKGKPFNPQFSIDNAVSNIICSLVFGHRFEYNDEKFMKLMKWFDRCVMIHASIWAQLYNSFPRLMRRLPGPHQTVQHIWNNLKDFVRAQMKQHRQKWDPSDQRDFIDCYLNEIEMNKGQADSTFDEENLITCVLDLFVAGSETTSTTLRWAFLYMAKYPEIQTKVQAEIDRVIGQSRQPSMEDRVNLPYTDAVIHEIQRMGNIVPLSLPHVTTKDIQLGGYTIPKGITVILNLTSVLFDKKEWKTPNTFNPGHFLNEEGKFVKPAAFIPFSAGKRVCLGENLARMELFLFFTSFMQHFTFSMPAGVKPVMDYCFGITVAPRPYEICVTSR